In Vibrio echinoideorum, the sequence AGCGTGTGGTAAGTTCCGTTTCAACAAAAACCAATTTGGCGATATTAACGGTATCCCTCGTCTGTTAGATGTTGGTCAATGTAACGATGCTTACTCAGCGATTCAGCTTGCTATCGCACTGTCTCAAGAGTTTGATTGTGGTATCAATGAACTGCCACTAACGCTCGTTTTGTCTTGGTTCGAGCAAAAAGCGATTGTTATCTTACTGACATTGTTTGCTCTTGGTGTTAAAGGCATTTACACGGGCCCAACGGCACCTGCCTTCCTAACTGAAAACCTACTAAAGATTATGCAAGATGAGTTCGATATGCGTTCTATCTCAACGCCAGAACAAGATCTTAAAACAATCTTAGCGGCTTAATTTAGGTCAATCCCAAGCCTCGTTGTTGTTTCGGTTCTTTCTAAGAACATACAACGACGGGGCTTTTTAGATTTAAATCTTCAGTCATTTAATCATTTAGTCATCAGCAAGGTGCGCGAACTATGTATGCATGGTCAGATAGCGATTCAATTAATTTAGTATGTTTAAAGAAATGGCATGAGACTGCAGATACGGTCAGCTTTGAGCTAGGCAGTATTCCAGAAGACCTACATTTCAACTTTAAGCCTGGGCAATTCATCACCCTAGGTTTAGATATGCCGACAAAAACTGACTATCGTGCATACTCTGTTGCTTCTTGTCCCGAAGATAACCGTTTGAAGTTGACAGTAAAGCGTGTTGACGGTGGTTTAGTTTCCAACTTTATTGTCGATGAGCTTGATGAAGGCGATGAGGTTTCAGTATTGAAACCTGCAGGCGCGTTCAACTGCATCGACTGCGTGCCAACAGAAACTAAAAAAGTGACGCTAGTGAGTGCTGGTTGTGGGATCACGCCTGTAATGGCGATGGTGAAATATTGGTTGTCTCAAGACAGTGGTATCGAAATCGACTTTGTTCATATGGCGCGCAATAAGCGTGAAACCATATACTTTGAAGAGCTTCATCAATTGGATGAAACCCATGCCAATTTCAACCTTAAGTTGTTGTTGAAAGACAATGAGGGTACTACGGTTCCTCAAGGTCGATTAGATAAGAATTGGCTAGTCAAACTGAGCCCTGACATCTTAGACAGAACCGTTTACCTATGCGGCCCTGTTGGCTTTATGCAAGATATCGAAAGCTACCTGAAAGAACTTGAGTTCAACATGGAAAATTTCTACCAAGAAAGTTTTACTCCCGCGACTCAAAGTAATAATTCACTAGCCAATAGCAATACTGCCTCAGAAGAATCACAAGCAGAAGCGTCTGCGGATTCGAATAGTGTCGTTAAGGTATTTGTACCTGCGTTCGGAGCTGAAGTTGAGGCGGAAGCTGGCACACCATTAGCAGATTCATTAGAAAAGGCAGGTGTTCCAATTATCATCGCTTGTCGCAGTGGTATTTGTGGTTCGTGTAAGTGTAAAGTTACTAAAGGAACGGTTGAGTCAAGCAGCCAAGAAACATTGACGCCAGAACAGATTGAGCAGGGTTACGTACTCGCATGTTCGAGTTCGATCCAATCAGATGTTGAGGTTGAGCTGTAACAGATGTGAAGTCTAGCTTTGTTAGAGTGATGAAGACAAGGTTGGCGGAATAGAGATCAAAATTAAAGTAACAGATGTAAAAAGGCCACTTAGATCAGATAGAGAGAGCAGATCTAAGTGGCAACCTTCCTGTTTATACGGGGGAGCAAAACAAGAAGGATTGCAAAGCCCATTACAGACTTCGCAGATATAATTATTATGTTGTGGAGCTGGTTACCTAAAACTGTTTATAGAATCTAAGGAAGTAATAGAATCTAAGCAATTTATACTTCAGGATATGTCTTGTAACGAACACCCATCATCTGCTCCATACAGTGAACAACTTGGCAGCTGTAGCCAAATTCGTTGTCGTACCAAATGTAGAGAACAGCGCGGTTGTCTTGCGCGATAGTTGCAACACCGTCAACCACGCCTGGATGACGAGAACCAACGATGTCTGTAGATACAATCTCAGTCGAATCTGTGTAATCAATTTGCGCAGACAAAACAGAAGATAGCGCCATTTCACGCAAGTATTCGTTCAACTCTTCTTTGTTTGTGCCTTTCTCAAGGTTCAAGTTTGCGACTGCCATTGAAACGTTTGGCGTCGGTACGCGAATCGCATTACCTGTTAGCTTACCTTCCATTTCTGGCATCGCTTTCGATACGGCTTTCGCAGCACCTGTTGATGTCAGAACCATGTTCAGCGAAGCGGCACGGCCACGACGATCACCTGAGTGGAAGTTGTCGATCAGGTTTTGGTCATTGGTAAATGAATGAACCGTTTCGATGTGACCAGATAGAACACCAAACTTGTCATGCACCGCTTTCAATACTGGCGTAATCGCGTTTGTTGTACAGCTTGCAGCAGAGATGATCGTGTCTTCTGGTTGAATGTCATTTTGATTCACACCAAATACGACGTTCTTGATTTCACCTTTGCCTGGCGCAGTCAGTAGAACCTTCTTCGCACCATTACACGCAACGTGTTGGCTTAGGCCTTCAGCGTCACGCCACACACCTGTGTTATCAACCACAAGTGCATTCTCGATGCCGTAAGCGGTGTAATCCACTTCTGCTGGCTTGTTTGCGTAGATAACTTGGATAAAGTTACCGTTAACGATGATCGCTTTACGTTCTTGGTCTACCACGATGCTGCCATTGAATTGGCCATGAACAGAGTCACGACGTAGCAAGCTTGCACGTTTTTCTAAGTCACCATCTTTACCGCCACGAACAACAATTGCACGTAAACGTAGTGGGTAACCTGGGCCACTTTTCTCGATCAATAAACGAGTCAGCAAGCGGCCAATACGACCAAAACCGTACAAGACAACATCGCGAGGTTCTGTCATCGCATCGCCTTCAAGCGATTCTAAAAGTGCAGTTTGTAGGAAATCATCCAACCCGTGTGTGTCTTCGCGATCTTGCCAGAATGTATGAGCAAGGCGACCAACATCGATACGACATGGAGACAAGTCCATAGTGAGAAGGTGTTGAATG encodes:
- a CDS encoding hybrid-cluster NAD(P)-dependent oxidoreductase, yielding MYAWSDSDSINLVCLKKWHETADTVSFELGSIPEDLHFNFKPGQFITLGLDMPTKTDYRAYSVASCPEDNRLKLTVKRVDGGLVSNFIVDELDEGDEVSVLKPAGAFNCIDCVPTETKKVTLVSAGCGITPVMAMVKYWLSQDSGIEIDFVHMARNKRETIYFEELHQLDETHANFNLKLLLKDNEGTTVPQGRLDKNWLVKLSPDILDRTVYLCGPVGFMQDIESYLKELEFNMENFYQESFTPATQSNNSLANSNTASEESQAEASADSNSVVKVFVPAFGAEVEAEAGTPLADSLEKAGVPIIIACRSGICGSCKCKVTKGTVESSSQETLTPEQIEQGYVLACSSSIQSDVEVEL
- a CDS encoding glyceraldehyde-3-phosphate dehydrogenase, which translates into the protein MSPEKHLLDWQTSQTIAESIAPTLGQLYRQKGVEVILFGKTLVNATTIDIIKAHRIAKRYTGSPLTAEQTQPIIQHLLTMDLSPCRIDVGRLAHTFWQDREDTHGLDDFLQTALLESLEGDAMTEPRDVVLYGFGRIGRLLTRLLIEKSGPGYPLRLRAIVVRGGKDGDLEKRASLLRRDSVHGQFNGSIVVDQERKAIIVNGNFIQVIYANKPAEVDYTAYGIENALVVDNTGVWRDAEGLSQHVACNGAKKVLLTAPGKGEIKNVVFGVNQNDIQPEDTIISAASCTTNAITPVLKAVHDKFGVLSGHIETVHSFTNDQNLIDNFHSGDRRGRAASLNMVLTSTGAAKAVSKAMPEMEGKLTGNAIRVPTPNVSMAVANLNLEKGTNKEELNEYLREMALSSVLSAQIDYTDSTEIVSTDIVGSRHPGVVDGVATIAQDNRAVLYIWYDNEFGYSCQVVHCMEQMMGVRYKTYPEV